The segment ATTCTGAATTCGGTGCATGCCTATCAATAAACGTATCTGTAAAATCTACTTTTTATTTTCGATATGATTTATCTATATTTCTATTGAATATCATttagttttgtaatttttgctagtattttatatttttcatattgcaGATCAGGGAATTGCAAAGTCATTAGAATGTAAAAGGTTTGACAAAGTATACCTTGATAactctctccctctctccctctctctctctctcttgttgtCAAAAGAGGAGAAACTAACATATAATTCCGTCGTATTCtagaaaacaaataatatatcACTAGTAATGAACATCTTTTACACTCATTATACCAACTATCAGAAGAAaaacattattgaaaattatatataatgtaaatttaatttctttttctaacgaatttctttttctaacgaattctaaattcttttaaaaagaaaagaaaaatagacTTATTAAATGAAGACAATGTTAATTTTAGTGATACTAAAACACCTTTTCTTTAAGGATTAATATGTtcgatttgaaaaatttaatcaatatagAACTTCGATTTTATTtctactcttttttttttataattattaataccATTCTTTGTTTTGCTTCGTGTTAATATGATTTGCGGAGTAAAAAGTTCCCTAATGAAAGGAGCATAAAACACAATCTTGTTACTAAGAGGGTCGCGCTATGCAAGCTTTTGTAACATTCAAACTATGAATATTTCTACATTAACGGATATAAATGATtcaaaaaacacaattttagatCATCTTGTTAAATATCTTCTATTGCAAACCAgacagataatttttttttgatatttcagTGATAAAGTTCGGTGCTGTCCAAATTACTACAAAGTAAATGGCAATTGTACAGGtaaaacaatgcatttatataactatatgatttttataattcCATATAATACAATCTAGTTTTCATCCAGAACTAATGTGAATTTACACACATTAGAATCGCCTTCTAGAGGCAAATAAAACGAATACTGAATCGTTTTAAGTAAttatgtgttttatttatttcttcatcAAGAATGTCCGACAGGAACATTTGGCTTGAACTGTAGCTCCACGTGTCCATCAAATTACCACGGTGTCTTTTGTAAGGAAGAATGCCATTGTACCGATGGCCAATATTGTGACTCAATCAATGGATGTATACAAAACGCAGGTATGTTAAAGCTTGTCGATTGGTTTTACAGCGATATATATGGAAATTCACTAGTATCCTGTCTGTACTTCACACGATaagacgtcataattaactttgatgCTACGATCTGCATTCTTTGGATAGTTCTCAAGGAATGTATTGTAACGtcataaatgaaatttattgaAGATTAATAAGACCGCTTGTTTTCATTACAATGATGCTAGTGTTACTAGTGTTCAAAATGATCAgtattgaaaatcaaataaatagcagttttaaagcttcgtatTAGGTAAATGACTGATTAAAAACTAATGGTTTGGAGACTTTTCCTGCTACGTATACGTAAAATAATAAatggagatatatatatatatatatatatatatatatatatatatatatatatatatatatatatatatatatatatatatatatatatatatatatatatatatgtgcaagtaaaaaaaaagcgcaatttttatatctttagcATGAAGTTTGAAGAGAAAATTACTATCAATGCGATTTGTGCTAAGGAAAACCAATTGACCCAATGTTAATTTTGATGTTTGAAACTGTTTtaagatatttgaaataaacggaatatttacataaaattaaaagatgcttgagtttatGATAGACAGCATCTAtctagtttttggaaatcaagtcttccaacaataTGTTGGAATTGAGTACCAATTGTGCCCAAATGTTAGtaatatatcccagtgaacttgaaatatgtatcatattttgatattttactggaaattgtaacctaacaacaaaactttatgacagacgcgatgacttcaatttttctatagtcaattttcattttttatctagCAATATACATTcttcacctgcatatggtgtttttgtctcttagATAATTCGATACATAGGGGCAAgttcttcgtatgaacagtttctacgGCGACGCacgctactgacaaacaagttgataaaacaggactatcaacagtctcatttgaagtcatcttttcgtaagttctatggtctatacaacgaccttgtcagcaaatacaatcttccacgggtcgcatgctgactgtcGTTTTTCACATTagttgttagaccataattaatcacctaatttaCGGACTTTTCCAATTTTTCCCCAATAACGACAAaaagcacacggcgggtgtgaccggtcagtagaggatgctcactcctccttggcacctgatcctatctctatctatttggaggtccgtgttgctctgctttcaatttgtatttcgttttatggatttttgagatggttcgcagtttgtcattttttcataaaacctTAGCAGGAACTTCAAAATACATGCCTTATCAaaggttcttttttttaaaaataattttgattaattgtcaTTAATCACTTGCGCCGATGTGATTGATAAAGAGCATATGTCGTGTTAGGAT is part of the Magallana gigas chromosome 3, xbMagGiga1.1, whole genome shotgun sequence genome and harbors:
- the LOC117692990 gene encoding protein draper-like is translated as MLTYYVSLSGITFILFVLIQSGCFVFCSECNRNKNRCCANYYRSSLNEQCKECPAGTFGLNCSRICGDNYYGRLCKMECNCIDGQYCDPVHGCLNNHSDTTERESIAKDSIADQGIAKSLECKSDKVRCCPNYYKVNGNCTECPTGTFGLNCSSTCPSNYHGVFCKEECHCTDGQYCDSINGCIQNADSIYLVFGNQVFQQYVGIEYQLCPNIIRYIGASSSYEQFLRRRTLLTNKLIKQDYQQSHLKSSFRKFYGLYNDLVSKYNLPRVAC